GTTTTCCTTTGCCCCGGTAGGGACAAGGGTCATCGGGGGGCGAGGCGCCACTTCGTGCCGTGAGGGGTGTCCTCCACCACGACCCCCAGCTCACCCAGGCGGGCGCGGATCGCGTCGGCGGCGGGGAAGTCGCGCCGGCTGCGGGCCGCCTCGCGCTGCTCGAGCAGCAGTTCGATCAGCCCCTCGAGCAGCGGACCTTCGAGCCGGGCTTCGAGCACCCGCGGCGGGAAGAGGCCGAGCACCCCCTCACCCAGGCGCTCGAGCGTGCCAAGGGCGCGCTCGAGGCTCGCCCGCCCCTGCGCGGCCGCGAGCGCCTTGTTGAGTTCGGGGAGGAAGGAAAAGAGCGCGGCCAGCGCCTCGGGGGTGCCCAGGTCGTCGTTCATCGCCTCCGCAAACGAGCCTTCGAGCCGGTCGATCGCCTCTTCGAGGGCGGTAAGCGTCCCCTCACGGGCGCGCCCCAGTCCCGAGCGCAGGCTGCGGTAGGCTTCGAGCAGCCGGTAGTAGGCCCGGCCCGCCGCCTCGAGCCCCGCGTCGGTGAGGTCGAGGACGCTGCGGTAATGGCTCTGCAGCAGGTAGAGCCGCACCACCATGGGTTCGTGCTTTTCCAGCAGCTCGCGCAGGGTGATGAAGTTGCCCGTGCTCTTGGCCATCTTCTCGCCGTTCAAGAGCACGTGGTTGTGGTGCATCCAGTAGCGGGCGAAGGCATGCCCCGCCGCCTCGGCCTGGGCGATCTCGCACTCGTGGTGGGGGAACTGCAGATCGATGCCGCCGGCGTGGATGTCGAACCCCTCCCCCAGGTACTTGAGGCTCATCGCCGAGCACTCGATGTGCCAGCCCGGGTAGCCCTCGCCCCAGGGGCTGGGCCAGCGCATCAAGTGGCCGGGTTCGGCGCGTTTCCACAGCGCCCAGTCGCGCGGGTCCTCCTTCTCGCCGCGCACCTCGACGCGGGCCCCGGCCTGCTGATCTTCCAGCCGGCGCCCCGAGAGCTTGCCGTAGTCGGGCCACTTGGCGGCGCGGAAGTAGACCGAGCCGTTGACCTCATAAGCGTAACCGCGCTCCAAAAGCTCCTTGGTCAGCTCGATCTGCTCGATGATGTGGCCGCTGGCGCGGGGGGTGATGCTGGGTTTGGCGACGTTGAGGGCGTCGGTGTCCTCGAAGTAGCGCCAGAAGTACTTGTCGGCCACCTCCATGGGCTCGAGCTTTTCCAGCTTGGCGCGCTTGGCGATCTTGTCCTCGCCCTCGTCGGCGTCGTCGGTCAGGTGGCCCACGTCGGTCACGTTGGAGACGAAGCGCACCCGGTACCCCTCGTGCATCAGCCAGCGCCGCAGCACGTCGTAGACCACCGCCGCCCGCCCGTGGCCCAGATGGGCGTCGGAGTAGACCGTGGGCCCGCAAACGTAGATGCCCACGTGGCCCGGCGTGGCGGGCACGAACTCCACTTTCTTGCGCTGCATGGTGTCGTACAGGTAAAACGGCATGGAACCTCCTAAGGCACGGTTCGAGGGCTGGACTGTGGGGGAATCCAGGAACGAGGGGCTAACGCCGACATCGGCGCGCGGGCCTCATGCCCGAATTCTATCACTTTCCGGCCAGGCAACGGTCCTTTAGCCCCTGCAGGAAGCCCTCGATGTTCTCTTGCATCAGCTTCTTGACGAGCTTCTGCAAGAGCGCGCCGAACATCGGCAGGTTGAGCTCGTAGTCGAGGGTGAGCTTGACGCGGGTGTGCTCTTCGCCTTCGGGGGTGAAGACCCAGGTGCCCTCGTACTTGTCGAAGTCGCCCTCCTCGCTGTAGAAGCGGTTGCGCAGGTTGGCGTCGTCCCACTCCTCCACTTCGGTCCACTGCACCTTCTTGCCCATGGCCACGGCCAGGTAGTGGGTCACCGAGCGCTCGGGAGTCTGCTCGAGCACTTTCAGCTCCTTGACGTCCTTGAGGTAGGGCGCGAGCCCTTCCAGGTCCTTGGCCGCGGCGTAGACCTCGGCGGCCGGGCGCGGAATGACGATCTCGGCTTCGACGGTTGGCATAGGCCCGTTTTACTTCGTTTCGCCGTCTTCCCGCAACTTTTCGTAACGCTGCGCCGCCTCCACGGCTACGGCCAGCGCGAAGCCGCGCGCTTGCAAGAAGCGCACCATGCGCGCGTGCTCGCCCTTGTGGCGCCAGGCCGACTTGTGCAGCAGCGCCAGCGCCCGCGCCAGCTCCTCCTCGCCCTCTTCGCCCTCCGCAAGCACCTCGCGCACGATCCGCTCGTCCACCCCCCGGCGGGCCAGCTCTGCGCGCAGGCGCAGTGAACCCCAGCGCTCCCGGCGCGAGCGCACGAAGGCCTCGGCGAAGGCCCGGTCGTCGAGGTAGCCCCACTCGAGCAGGCGCGCGACCACCGACCGGGCCACCTCGGGCGTGGTCCGCGCCCGCAGCTTGCGCTCCAGCTCGGCCCGGCTCTGCATCCTCCGGCCCAGGGACTTGAGCGCGTACTGCATGGCCCGCTCCTCGCTGTACGGCTCCTGCGGCTTCACCGCCTCCAGCCTACACGGCTATACTGGGTGTCGTGCGCGTTTTCGCCATCGCCGACCCCCACCTCTCCAGCCAAAACCCCAAGCCCATGGACGTCTTCGGTCCGGGCTGGGAAGGCCACCCCGAGGCCTTCTTCGAGGGGTGGCGGCGGGTGGTGGGGCCGGACGACCTCGTCGTCGTCGCCGGCGACATCTCCTGGGCCATGCGGCTCGACGAGGCCCTGCCCGATCTACAGGCGATCGCCGAGCTGCCCGGAGAAAAGGTGCTGATCCGCGGCAACCACGACTACTGGTGGCCCTCGATCAGCCGCCTGCGTGCGGCGCTGCCCGTGGGGATGCACGCGATCCAGAACGACAGCGTGGTCATCGAGGGGGTCGCGGTGGCGGGCACCCGCGGCTGGTTGGTTCCCGGCAGCCCAGAGTTCACCGAGGCCGACGGGAAGATCTACAAGCGCGAGGTCGAGCGCCTGCGCCTCAGTCTGGAAAGCCTGAAGGGCAAGGACTACGACCGCCTCGTCGTCGCCCTGCACTTCCCCCCCACCGGCCCCGACGGCAGCCCCACCGGGTTTACCGAGCTGATCGAGCGGTACGAGCCCGACGCCGTCGTTTACGGCCACCTCCACGGGGCCGAAAACACCTGGCTACTCACGAACTGGAAGGGCATTCCCCTTCACCTGGTCGCGGCCGACTACCTGCGCTTCGAGCCGAAGTTGATACTGGAAACATAAGCATCGAGGCCAGCACGAACCACGCCCGGCTTCGCTTACATCACTTGTGACTCACGCAACAAGTAATGTGGTGCTGTTCGATGCTCGTGCGCACGCCTGGCGGCCGGCCACGATTCCAGCTACGCGACTCTTATGGAACGTATTTGAAGCATCTTGCTAATTTGAACGCTTATGTGCTATTATCCAGGAAATGTTAAAGCCTCTTGTTACCTTGCTGTTATATACGGCCTTATTGTTTCTCACGGTATCTTGCCAAAAAGCTGAACCCGAGCCTCCGGCCTGGCACCTGCGCGGGGCGGTAATGGAAGCGACGGCCTACCCTAC
This genomic stretch from Oceanithermus profundus DSM 14977 harbors:
- the cysS gene encoding cysteine--tRNA ligase, translated to MPFYLYDTMQRKKVEFVPATPGHVGIYVCGPTVYSDAHLGHGRAAVVYDVLRRWLMHEGYRVRFVSNVTDVGHLTDDADEGEDKIAKRAKLEKLEPMEVADKYFWRYFEDTDALNVAKPSITPRASGHIIEQIELTKELLERGYAYEVNGSVYFRAAKWPDYGKLSGRRLEDQQAGARVEVRGEKEDPRDWALWKRAEPGHLMRWPSPWGEGYPGWHIECSAMSLKYLGEGFDIHAGGIDLQFPHHECEIAQAEAAGHAFARYWMHHNHVLLNGEKMAKSTGNFITLRELLEKHEPMVVRLYLLQSHYRSVLDLTDAGLEAAGRAYYRLLEAYRSLRSGLGRAREGTLTALEEAIDRLEGSFAEAMNDDLGTPEALAALFSFLPELNKALAAAQGRASLERALGTLERLGEGVLGLFPPRVLEARLEGPLLEGLIELLLEQREAARSRRDFPAADAIRARLGELGVVVEDTPHGTKWRLAPR
- a CDS encoding type II toxin-antitoxin system RatA family toxin, which encodes MPTVEAEIVIPRPAAEVYAAAKDLEGLAPYLKDVKELKVLEQTPERSVTHYLAVAMGKKVQWTEVEEWDDANLRNRFYSEEGDFDKYEGTWVFTPEGEEHTRVKLTLDYELNLPMFGALLQKLVKKLMQENIEGFLQGLKDRCLAGK
- a CDS encoding regulatory protein RecX, which gives rise to MKPQEPYSEERAMQYALKSLGRRMQSRAELERKLRARTTPEVARSVVARLLEWGYLDDRAFAEAFVRSRRERWGSLRLRAELARRGVDERIVREVLAEGEEGEEELARALALLHKSAWRHKGEHARMVRFLQARGFALAVAVEAAQRYEKLREDGETK
- a CDS encoding metallophosphoesterase translates to MRVFAIADPHLSSQNPKPMDVFGPGWEGHPEAFFEGWRRVVGPDDLVVVAGDISWAMRLDEALPDLQAIAELPGEKVLIRGNHDYWWPSISRLRAALPVGMHAIQNDSVVIEGVAVAGTRGWLVPGSPEFTEADGKIYKREVERLRLSLESLKGKDYDRLVVALHFPPTGPDGSPTGFTELIERYEPDAVVYGHLHGAENTWLLTNWKGIPLHLVAADYLRFEPKLILET